From a region of the Microbacterium sp. nov. GSS16 genome:
- the atpB gene encoding F0F1 ATP synthase subunit A, producing the protein MGEFFPDILFTVFGVPMHRIHLIQLLSVIAVVLIMWLGTRRMKVVPGRFQSLVEMGIGFVRTGIGHDLLGRKDGERFAPLLVTMFFMILFMNITGIIPFLNMPGTAIIAVPLTLAVISYVTFIYAGMKKSPLGFWKNSLFPAGVPWPVYIIVTPLEFISTFIIRPVTLTLRLMMNLVVGHMILVLCFAATHFFFFTAGGGWAALGVGTLAFGGAFTLFEILVVVLQSYVFTVLTAIYIQLAVAEEH; encoded by the coding sequence ATGGGCGAGTTCTTCCCGGACATCCTCTTCACCGTGTTCGGTGTGCCGATGCACCGCATCCACCTCATCCAGCTGCTGTCGGTGATCGCCGTCGTGCTGATCATGTGGCTCGGCACCCGTCGCATGAAGGTCGTGCCGGGCCGCTTCCAGAGCCTCGTCGAGATGGGCATCGGGTTCGTGCGCACCGGCATCGGTCACGACCTGCTCGGCCGCAAGGACGGCGAGCGGTTCGCGCCGCTGCTCGTGACGATGTTCTTCATGATCCTGTTCATGAACATCACCGGGATCATCCCGTTCCTGAACATGCCGGGAACCGCGATCATCGCCGTGCCGCTCACGCTCGCCGTGATCAGCTACGTGACCTTCATCTACGCCGGCATGAAGAAGAGCCCGCTCGGGTTCTGGAAGAACTCGCTCTTCCCCGCGGGCGTGCCGTGGCCGGTCTACATCATCGTCACCCCGCTGGAGTTCATCTCCACCTTCATCATCCGTCCGGTGACCCTCACCCTGCGTCTGATGATGAACCTCGTCGTCGGCCACATGATCCTCGTGCTGTGCTTCGCGGCAACGCACTTCTTCTTCTTCACCGCAGGTGGCGGCTGGGCGGCGCTCGGCGTCGGCACGCTCGCCTTCGGCGGCGCCTTCACTCTCTTCGAGATCCTGGTCGTCGTCCTGCAGTCCTACGTCTTCACCGTCCTCACCGCGATCTACATCCAGCTCGCGGTCGCAGAAGAGCACTGA
- a CDS encoding MraY family glycosyltransferase, translated as MKQYLFTIILTAAITFALSWAVWRLSLRFKLYPGIRERDVHKTPTPRLGGVAMFIGIASAVLISAANPFFENMWSPPNTLWAILAAAFLIAVVGVIDDLIDLDWMIKLAAQFLAAGIISVGGGLQILSLPVGDMILVSSWVSISITMFAIVVVMNAVNFIDGLDGLVAGACLIANGVFFVYAYILTRDSGATSYFNLATFLAAVLIGACLGFLPLNWSPAKLFMGDSGALVLGLLMATSTIALTTQGDVNAFDPERFGRSQLLGAFIPIVLPLVIVMLPLLDFGLAVSRRMRAGRSPFSPDRKHLHHRMLDLGHRHRDAVLIFYAWSAIISLTVLLMYIAGRQDWPGGYLAAVAFGIVGVVACLIVTRTPLRVRRRAAERRAASPSDPTPPDTEHMEPR; from the coding sequence GTGAAGCAGTATCTGTTCACGATCATCCTCACGGCGGCGATCACCTTCGCGCTGTCGTGGGCGGTGTGGCGGCTGAGCCTGCGGTTCAAGCTGTACCCCGGCATCCGTGAACGCGATGTGCACAAGACGCCGACCCCGCGCCTGGGCGGCGTCGCCATGTTCATAGGCATCGCCAGCGCCGTCCTCATCTCCGCCGCGAATCCGTTCTTCGAGAACATGTGGTCGCCGCCGAACACCCTGTGGGCCATCCTCGCCGCCGCGTTTCTTATCGCGGTGGTGGGCGTGATCGACGACCTGATCGATCTGGACTGGATGATCAAGCTCGCCGCGCAGTTCCTCGCCGCTGGGATCATCTCTGTCGGCGGCGGACTGCAGATCCTGTCGCTGCCGGTCGGCGACATGATCCTCGTCTCCAGCTGGGTGAGCATCTCGATCACGATGTTCGCGATCGTCGTGGTGATGAACGCCGTCAACTTCATCGACGGGCTGGACGGGCTGGTCGCGGGCGCCTGTCTCATCGCCAACGGCGTGTTCTTCGTCTACGCCTACATCCTCACGCGCGACTCCGGCGCGACCAGCTACTTCAACCTCGCGACCTTCCTCGCGGCGGTGCTCATCGGGGCGTGCCTCGGATTCCTGCCGCTGAACTGGAGCCCGGCGAAGCTCTTCATGGGCGACTCCGGTGCCCTGGTGCTGGGTCTGCTGATGGCGACCTCCACTATCGCGCTGACGACGCAGGGCGATGTCAACGCCTTCGATCCCGAGCGCTTCGGCCGCTCGCAGCTGCTCGGTGCGTTCATCCCCATCGTCCTGCCGCTCGTGATCGTCATGCTGCCGCTGCTCGACTTCGGCCTCGCCGTCTCACGCCGCATGCGCGCGGGCAGGTCGCCGTTCTCTCCGGATCGCAAGCACCTGCATCACCGGATGCTCGATCTCGGTCACCGCCACCGCGACGCCGTGCTGATCTTCTATGCGTGGAGTGCGATCATCTCGCTGACCGTGCTGCTGATGTACATCGCCGGGCGGCAGGACTGGCCCGGCGGGTACCTCGCCGCCGTCGCGTTCGGCATCGTGGGCGTCGTCGCCTGCCTGATCGTCACGCGCACCCCGCTGCGGGTGCGGCGAAGAGCCGCAGAGCGCAGAGCCGCCAGCCCATCCGATCCGACCCCTCCCGACACCGAGCACATGGAGCCCCGATGA
- a CDS encoding L-threonylcarbamoyladenylate synthase, translating to MSTVFDCRDDSQILAGMRHARQAIARGELVVLPTDTVYGVAADAFSPAAVQRLLDAKGRGRDMPPPVLVAGPDVLAALVESVPAPVQKLVDAFWPGGLTIVLPAQPSLTWDLGETKGTVAVRMPDRRIALELLAETGPLAVSSANLSGRDAAIIASDAQAMLGDSVAVYLEEGYSETGVPSTIVDATSLVAAPDGETPMVRILRDGAVTREQLSEVLGDLLEPEEQPGEDGRSPAGESPVGESPVDESPVDESPVDESPVDEE from the coding sequence ATGTCAACTGTCTTCGATTGCCGCGACGACTCCCAGATCCTCGCCGGCATGCGCCATGCCCGTCAGGCGATCGCCCGTGGCGAGCTCGTCGTGCTGCCCACCGACACCGTGTACGGCGTCGCCGCGGACGCGTTCTCGCCCGCCGCCGTGCAGCGCCTGCTCGACGCCAAGGGTCGCGGACGCGACATGCCGCCGCCCGTCCTCGTCGCGGGACCGGACGTGCTCGCCGCCCTCGTCGAGTCGGTTCCCGCGCCGGTGCAGAAGCTCGTCGACGCGTTCTGGCCAGGGGGGCTCACCATCGTGCTGCCCGCCCAGCCGTCGCTGACCTGGGACCTTGGCGAGACGAAGGGCACCGTCGCCGTGCGGATGCCGGATCGTCGCATCGCACTCGAGCTGCTGGCCGAGACCGGCCCGCTCGCCGTCTCCAGTGCCAACCTCAGCGGCCGCGACGCGGCGATCATCGCGTCGGACGCGCAGGCGATGCTGGGCGACAGCGTCGCGGTCTACCTGGAGGAGGGCTACAGCGAGACCGGCGTGCCCTCGACCATCGTCGACGCCACCTCGCTCGTCGCCGCGCCCGACGGCGAGACCCCGATGGTGCGGATCCTCCGTGACGGCGCAGTGACCAGGGAGCAGCTGTCCGAGGTGCTCGGCGACCTGCTCGAGCCCGAGGAGCAGCCGGGCGAGGACGGGAGGAGCCCGGCCGGTGAGAGCCCGGTCGGTGAGAGCCCGGTCGACGAGAGCCCGGTCGACGAGAGCCCGGTCGACGAGAGCCCGGTCGACGAAGAGTGA
- the prmC gene encoding peptide chain release factor N(5)-glutamine methyltransferase, which produces MPILISAQLRVIAQRLADAGVPDPLVDAELLIGHVLGLGRGELQAAVVRGERIAEPDAERLALLVDRRAAREPLQHLTGRAAFRHLELAVGPGVFVPRPETETVVQFAIDALLESASAQPIAVDLGTGSGAIALAMATEVPHARVHAVERSADAHAWAERNVSGVGNLTLVLGDLATAFDELRGAVDVVISNPPYVPDDAIPRDPEVRLHDPAQALYGGADGLDVVRVISSRARQLLHPGGLLVLEHGELQGAAIRDILTVDGWRAAATHQDLTRRDRATTALRA; this is translated from the coding sequence ATGCCCATTCTCATCTCGGCGCAGCTGCGCGTCATCGCGCAGCGACTCGCCGATGCGGGCGTCCCGGACCCGCTCGTCGACGCCGAGCTGCTCATCGGACACGTGCTCGGGCTCGGTCGCGGCGAACTGCAGGCGGCGGTCGTTCGGGGAGAGCGGATCGCCGAACCGGATGCCGAGCGGCTGGCCCTCCTGGTCGACCGGCGCGCAGCGCGCGAGCCCCTGCAGCACCTCACCGGCCGAGCAGCCTTCCGTCACCTCGAGCTGGCCGTCGGCCCGGGCGTCTTCGTGCCGCGGCCGGAGACCGAGACCGTCGTGCAGTTCGCGATCGACGCGCTGCTGGAGAGCGCGTCCGCGCAGCCGATCGCCGTCGACCTCGGCACCGGCAGCGGCGCGATCGCACTGGCGATGGCCACGGAGGTGCCGCACGCGAGGGTGCACGCGGTCGAGCGCTCCGCCGACGCGCATGCCTGGGCCGAGCGCAATGTGAGCGGTGTCGGCAATCTCACGCTGGTGCTCGGCGATCTCGCCACGGCGTTCGATGAGCTGCGCGGCGCTGTCGACGTGGTCATCTCGAACCCGCCGTACGTGCCAGACGACGCGATCCCGCGAGACCCCGAGGTGCGGCTGCACGACCCGGCGCAGGCGCTCTACGGTGGCGCGGACGGCCTGGATGTGGTGCGCGTGATCAGCTCGCGTGCGCGGCAGCTGCTGCACCCCGGCGGGCTGCTCGTGCTCGAGCACGGCGAGCTGCAGGGTGCCGCCATCCGCGACATCCTCACCGTCGACGGCTGGCGCGCAGCAGCGACGCATCAGGACCTCACCCGTCGCGACCGCGCGACGACGGCGCTGCGGGCCTGA
- the cysK gene encoding cysteine synthase A: protein MTGIHNDITSTFGNTPLVRLNHLTEGLDATVLVKLESFNPASSVKDRIGIAIVDAAEASGELAPGGTIVEATSGNTGIALAMVGAARGYKVILTMPASMSKERRVLLKAFGAELVLTDPTLGMKGAIEKLQEIIESTPGAVWARQFENSANPQIHRETTAQEILRDTDGQVDIFVAGVGTGGTITGVGQALKSVKPEVHVVAVEPTDSPLLSEGRTGPAKIQGIGPNFVPAILDRDVIDEIITAGFEESLETSRALAAKEGILVGISAGAAVAQALKIAARPESKGKQIVVIGCDTGERYLSTALFEDLRED from the coding sequence ATGACCGGCATCCACAACGACATCACGAGCACTTTCGGCAACACGCCCCTGGTGCGGCTGAACCACCTGACCGAGGGCCTCGACGCCACCGTTCTCGTCAAGCTCGAGTCGTTCAACCCGGCCTCGAGCGTGAAGGACCGCATCGGCATCGCGATCGTCGACGCCGCCGAGGCGTCGGGAGAGCTGGCGCCGGGCGGCACCATCGTCGAGGCGACCAGCGGCAACACCGGCATCGCCCTGGCGATGGTCGGCGCCGCACGCGGCTACAAGGTGATCCTCACCATGCCCGCCTCCATGTCGAAGGAGCGTCGCGTGCTGCTGAAGGCGTTCGGCGCCGAGCTCGTGCTCACCGACCCGACGCTGGGCATGAAGGGCGCGATCGAGAAGCTGCAGGAGATCATCGAGTCCACCCCCGGAGCGGTGTGGGCCCGTCAGTTCGAGAACTCCGCCAACCCGCAGATCCACCGTGAGACGACCGCACAGGAGATCCTGCGCGACACCGACGGACAGGTCGACATCTTCGTCGCCGGCGTCGGCACGGGCGGCACCATCACCGGCGTCGGGCAGGCCCTCAAGTCGGTCAAGCCCGAGGTCCACGTCGTCGCCGTCGAGCCGACCGATTCCCCCCTGCTCTCGGAGGGACGCACCGGCCCCGCGAAGATCCAGGGCATCGGACCCAACTTCGTGCCCGCGATCCTCGATCGCGACGTGATCGACGAGATCATCACCGCGGGCTTCGAGGAGTCCCTCGAGACCTCCCGTGCGCTCGCGGCCAAGGAAGGCATCCTCGTGGGCATCTCGGCCGGCGCCGCCGTCGCGCAGGCGCTGAAGATCGCGGCTCGACCCGAGAGCAAGGGCAAGCAGATCGTGGTCATCGGCTGCGACACCGGCGAGCGGTACCTCTCCACCGCGCTGTTCGAAGACCTGCGCGAGGACTGA
- the epsC gene encoding serine O-acetyltransferase EpsC encodes MLSRVREDIAAARRRDPAARSGVEVALLYPGLHAVWGHRVWHALWRRGLRFIARMGSQLTRWLTGIEIHPGARIGRRFFIDHGTGVVIGETAEIGDDVMIYHGVTLGGRTRDHGKRHPTLEDGVSVGAGAKILGPVRVGARSVVGANAVVTKDAPADSILVGVPAKPRRRTDSDDSRALLTAPDYAI; translated from the coding sequence ATGCTCTCCCGGGTCCGCGAAGACATCGCGGCCGCCCGCCGTCGCGACCCCGCTGCCCGCAGCGGGGTCGAGGTGGCTCTGCTCTACCCCGGCCTGCACGCGGTGTGGGGTCACCGGGTGTGGCACGCGCTGTGGCGGCGCGGGCTGCGCTTCATCGCGCGCATGGGGTCCCAGCTGACGCGCTGGCTCACGGGGATCGAGATCCATCCGGGCGCGCGCATCGGCCGGCGCTTCTTCATCGACCACGGCACGGGCGTCGTGATCGGCGAGACAGCCGAGATCGGCGATGACGTCATGATCTACCACGGCGTCACGCTCGGCGGCCGCACGCGCGATCACGGCAAGCGGCACCCCACCCTCGAGGACGGCGTGTCGGTGGGCGCCGGCGCGAAGATCCTCGGTCCGGTGCGCGTCGGCGCGCGGTCGGTCGTCGGCGCGAACGCCGTCGTCACCAAGGATGCTCCGGCCGACAGCATCCTCGTCGGAGTTCCGGCGAAGCCGCGGCGGCGCACCGATTCGGACGACTCGCGGGCGCTGCTGACAGCGCCCGACTACGCGATCTGA
- the prfA gene encoding peptide chain release factor 1, producing MFESVQALIEEHRRVQEELSDPAVHADAARAKRVNRRYAELNRIVAAHEAWTTASDDLEAARELAREDDAFADEVPALEEGLRVAQEKLRRLLIPRDPDDARDVIMEIKAGEGGAESALFAADLLRMYVQYAASKGWKTELLERNESDLGGYKDVQVAIKGSSSDPSQGVWAHLKYEGGVHRVQRVPATESQGRIHTSTTGVLVFPEVDEPEEIQIDQNDLKIDVYRSSGPGGQSVNTTDSAVRITHVPTGIVVSMQNEKSQLQNREAAMRVLRARLLAKQQEERDAAASDARRSQIRGMDRSERIRTYNFPENRIADHRTGYKAYNLDQVMDGALEPIIESAVHADEEARLSALGGE from the coding sequence GTGTTCGAGTCGGTCCAGGCCCTCATCGAGGAGCATCGCCGGGTGCAGGAGGAGCTCTCCGACCCGGCGGTGCACGCCGATGCGGCGCGCGCCAAGCGGGTCAACCGGCGCTACGCCGAGCTGAACCGCATCGTCGCCGCACACGAGGCGTGGACGACGGCATCAGACGACCTGGAGGCGGCTCGCGAGCTGGCCAGGGAGGACGACGCCTTCGCCGACGAGGTGCCCGCGCTCGAGGAGGGGCTGCGGGTGGCGCAGGAGAAGCTGCGGCGCCTGCTCATCCCGCGCGACCCCGACGACGCTCGCGACGTGATCATGGAGATCAAGGCCGGAGAGGGCGGCGCCGAATCCGCCCTGTTCGCCGCCGACCTGCTGCGCATGTACGTGCAGTACGCGGCATCCAAGGGCTGGAAGACCGAGCTGCTCGAGCGCAATGAATCCGATCTGGGCGGCTACAAGGACGTCCAGGTCGCGATCAAGGGCTCGTCGTCCGACCCGTCGCAGGGCGTGTGGGCGCACCTGAAGTACGAGGGCGGCGTGCACCGTGTGCAGCGCGTGCCCGCCACCGAGTCGCAGGGCCGCATCCACACCTCCACCACGGGCGTGCTCGTCTTCCCCGAGGTCGACGAGCCCGAGGAGATCCAGATCGATCAGAACGACCTGAAGATCGACGTCTACCGCTCGTCCGGCCCGGGCGGCCAGTCGGTGAACACCACCGACTCCGCGGTGCGCATCACGCACGTGCCCACCGGCATCGTGGTGTCGATGCAGAACGAGAAGTCGCAGCTGCAGAACCGCGAGGCGGCCATGCGCGTGCTGCGTGCCCGGCTGCTCGCGAAACAGCAGGAGGAGCGGGATGCCGCGGCATCCGACGCCCGCCGTTCGCAGATCCGCGGCATGGACCGCTCCGAGCGGATCCGCACCTACAACTTCCCGGAGAACCGCATCGCTGATCACCGCACCGGGTACAAGGCGTACAACCTCGACCAGGTGATGGACGGCGCGCTCGAGCCCATCATCGAGTCGGCCGTCCACGCCGACGAGGAGGCCAGGCTGTCCGCCCTCGGCGGCGAGTGA
- the rho gene encoding transcription termination factor Rho has protein sequence MENLSETQNDTTTTESVTTETPAPARKRAPRRATTASAAAAAEADAADTSTAPAADSAAAQPGPGADAAPAAEQPKAKAPRRTRAKKADAETLDLPAADAPAAAPAAAAPSESATDASATTAAPAEQTDVAEAPAKPARKRPSRAKKSEAPAEPTSDEGATEATAAASEAAGAIDEQTADAPAEPAKRPSRGRRGAKAAEDESGAEAPAESAPSEQTSPANEQSGGDNDGEGEGSGRSRSRSRNRSRGRGGDKNGGDKSSSGQNGGSQTGGQSDSDEDAGSGRGRQRGSKRRGGGNTTVDEFETEIGEDDVLIPVAGILDVLDNYAFVRTTGYLAGSSDVYVSLGQVKKYNLRKGDAVVGAIKQPREGEQQGRQKYNALVKVDSINGLSPDDAANRVEFGKLTPLYPQERLRLETAPEKLTQRIIDLVAPIGKGQRGLIVAPPKAGKTIVLQQIANAIAQNNPEVHLMVVLVDERPEEVTDMQRTVKGEVIASTFDRPAEDHTTVAELAIERAKRLVELGRDVVVLLDSITRLGRAYNISTPASGRVLTGGVDAAALYPPKRFFGAARNIENGGSLTILATALVETGSKMDEVIFEEFKGTGNSELRLSRQLADKRIFPAVDVNASSTRREEMLLSADEVKITWKLRRALAGLDPQQALEVVLGKLKETGSNVEFLFQMQKSVPTPNTNGGAHAHENSIR, from the coding sequence GTGGAGAACCTCTCCGAGACCCAGAACGACACCACGACCACCGAGTCGGTGACGACCGAGACTCCGGCGCCGGCGCGCAAGCGCGCTCCGCGCCGCGCGACGACGGCCTCCGCCGCCGCAGCAGCCGAGGCCGACGCCGCTGACACCTCGACGGCGCCTGCTGCCGACTCCGCCGCAGCCCAGCCCGGGCCGGGAGCCGATGCGGCGCCTGCTGCGGAGCAGCCGAAGGCCAAGGCGCCACGGCGCACGCGCGCAAAGAAGGCCGACGCCGAGACGCTCGACCTGCCGGCCGCGGATGCGCCTGCAGCCGCACCGGCGGCAGCTGCGCCCAGCGAGTCCGCGACGGATGCTTCGGCGACGACCGCGGCTCCGGCCGAGCAGACCGACGTCGCGGAGGCGCCGGCGAAGCCGGCTCGCAAGCGCCCCTCCCGCGCGAAGAAGAGCGAAGCCCCCGCCGAGCCGACGAGCGACGAGGGCGCCACCGAGGCGACCGCCGCAGCGAGCGAGGCCGCCGGTGCCATCGATGAGCAGACGGCGGACGCCCCTGCCGAGCCCGCCAAGCGTCCCTCTCGCGGACGCCGGGGCGCGAAGGCCGCCGAAGACGAGAGCGGCGCCGAAGCACCGGCCGAATCCGCCCCGAGCGAGCAGACCTCGCCGGCGAACGAGCAGAGCGGCGGCGACAACGACGGCGAAGGCGAGGGCTCCGGCCGCAGCCGCAGTCGCAGCCGTAACCGCAGTCGCGGGCGCGGCGGCGACAAGAACGGCGGCGACAAGAGCAGCAGTGGCCAGAACGGCGGCTCCCAGACCGGCGGACAGAGCGACTCCGACGAGGACGCCGGCTCGGGCCGCGGCCGGCAGCGGGGCAGCAAGCGCCGCGGCGGCGGCAACACCACAGTCGACGAGTTCGAGACCGAGATCGGCGAGGACGACGTGCTCATCCCCGTCGCCGGCATACTCGATGTGCTCGACAACTACGCCTTCGTGCGCACCACCGGCTATCTCGCCGGTTCCAGCGACGTCTACGTCTCGCTCGGCCAGGTGAAGAAGTACAACCTGCGCAAGGGCGACGCGGTCGTCGGTGCGATCAAGCAGCCCCGCGAGGGCGAGCAGCAGGGCCGCCAGAAGTACAACGCCCTGGTCAAGGTCGACTCGATCAACGGCCTCTCGCCCGACGACGCCGCGAACCGTGTGGAGTTCGGCAAGCTGACACCGCTGTACCCGCAGGAGCGGCTGCGTCTGGAGACCGCTCCGGAGAAGCTCACCCAGCGGATCATCGATCTGGTCGCGCCGATCGGAAAGGGCCAGCGCGGCCTGATCGTCGCACCGCCCAAGGCGGGCAAGACCATCGTGCTGCAGCAGATCGCCAACGCGATCGCGCAGAACAACCCCGAGGTGCACCTCATGGTCGTGCTCGTCGACGAGCGCCCCGAAGAGGTCACCGACATGCAGCGCACCGTGAAGGGCGAGGTCATCGCGTCGACCTTCGACCGTCCGGCAGAGGATCACACGACGGTCGCCGAGCTCGCGATCGAGCGTGCCAAGCGCCTCGTCGAGCTGGGTCGTGACGTCGTCGTGCTGCTCGACTCGATCACCCGTCTCGGCCGCGCGTACAACATCTCGACGCCTGCGTCGGGCCGTGTGCTCACCGGCGGCGTCGACGCCGCGGCGCTGTACCCGCCGAAGCGCTTCTTCGGCGCCGCGCGCAACATCGAGAACGGCGGATCGCTCACCATCCTCGCGACCGCTCTCGTCGAGACCGGGTCGAAGATGGACGAGGTCATCTTCGAGGAGTTCAAGGGAACCGGCAACAGCGAGCTGCGTCTGTCGCGTCAGCTCGCCGACAAGCGCATCTTCCCTGCGGTCGACGTGAACGCGTCGAGCACGCGCCGCGAGGAGATGCTGTTGTCGGCCGACGAGGTCAAGATCACGTGGAAGCTGCGTCGTGCCCTCGCCGGCCTCGACCCGCAGCAGGCGCTCGAGGTCGTGCTGGGCAAGCTCAAGGAGACCGGCTCGAACGTGGAGTTCCTCTTCCAGATGCAGAAGTCTGTGCCGACGCCGAACACCAACGGCGGCGCGCACGCCCACGAGAACAGCATCCGCTGA
- the thrB gene encoding homoserine kinase: MVTVPATSANLGPGFDTLGLALSVYDTLTASSFDDDRLVIEVTGSGAADIPTDESNLVVRSVAHVYADVGRRMPGLHLHAENGVPHGRGLGSSGAAVAAGILIAKGLLAGDVDLDDEALLRLATELEGHPDNVAPALFGGLTIAWTGERGPQHKKLLVHRGVAPLVFVPGFTMSTSLARSLQPPHVSREDAVFNVSRSALLIAALTQSPELLLDATDDRLHQEYRGPAMPETLRLVQALRAEGFAAVVSGAGPSVLVLADGPGARQRAVELADRVTDTPWQAHMLAVDVQGGTVRERAEGTT; the protein is encoded by the coding sequence ATGGTCACCGTCCCGGCGACCAGCGCCAACCTCGGCCCCGGATTCGACACCCTCGGTCTGGCACTGAGCGTGTACGACACGCTCACCGCCTCGTCCTTCGACGACGACCGTCTCGTGATCGAGGTGACCGGGTCGGGCGCGGCGGATATCCCGACCGACGAGAGCAACCTCGTCGTCCGATCCGTCGCGCACGTCTACGCCGATGTCGGCCGCCGGATGCCGGGTCTGCACCTGCACGCCGAGAACGGTGTGCCGCATGGGCGCGGCCTCGGGTCGTCAGGCGCGGCTGTGGCCGCGGGCATCCTGATCGCAAAGGGGCTGCTGGCGGGGGATGTCGACCTCGACGACGAGGCGCTGCTGCGCCTGGCGACGGAGCTCGAGGGCCATCCCGACAACGTCGCGCCCGCCCTGTTCGGCGGTCTGACCATCGCCTGGACGGGGGAGCGCGGCCCGCAGCACAAGAAGCTGCTCGTGCACCGCGGCGTCGCGCCGCTCGTGTTCGTGCCGGGCTTCACGATGTCGACGTCGCTCGCCCGTTCGCTGCAGCCGCCGCACGTCTCGCGCGAGGACGCCGTCTTCAACGTGTCGCGCTCGGCGCTGCTCATCGCCGCGCTCACGCAGAGCCCCGAGCTGCTGCTCGACGCGACCGACGACCGTCTGCACCAGGAGTACCGCGGTCCGGCGATGCCGGAGACCCTGCGTCTGGTCCAGGCGCTGCGGGCCGAGGGGTTCGCGGCGGTCGTCTCGGGCGCCGGCCCCAGTGTTCTCGTGCTGGCGGACGGGCCAGGCGCGCGCCAGCGCGCCGTGGAGCTGGCCGATAGGGTGACGGACACTCCGTGGCAGGCGCACATGCTCGCAGTGGACGTGCAGGGTGGTACAGTGAGGGAACGAGCGGAGGGCACCACGTAA
- a CDS encoding homoserine dehydrogenase produces MTDYRRLRVALLGAGAVGSQVASLLLRHGDELADRAGARLELAGIAVRDVDAPRDVDLPRELFTTDAETLITGSDIVIELMGGIEPARSHILLGLGSGTDVVTANKALLATHGPEIYEAAERVGASVYYEAAAAGAIPIIRPLRDSLAGDRVVRIMGIVNGTTNYILDRMDGEGADFADVLADAQRLGYAEADPTADVEGYDAAQKAAILASLAFHTAVPLEAVHREGITGVTADMIEEAREAGFVIKLLAVCERLGEGGPESISVRVYPALVPRDHPLGAVHGANNAVFVEAEAAGSLMFYGAGAGGVQTASAVLGDVVSAARRHIAGGTGVGESTRANLPIVSIGHVLTRYQITLEVSDEAGVLAAIAGLLSDGGVSVATLVQTVIPASDGTDRESARLIIGTHRATDSALSAAVDRLTASDVVERVVSVLRVEGE; encoded by the coding sequence ATGACTGACTACCGACGACTTCGTGTGGCGCTGCTGGGAGCCGGAGCCGTGGGCTCTCAGGTGGCCTCCCTGCTACTGCGTCACGGCGACGAGCTCGCCGACCGCGCCGGCGCCCGCCTGGAGCTCGCCGGCATCGCCGTGCGCGACGTCGACGCTCCACGCGACGTCGACCTGCCTCGCGAGCTGTTCACCACCGACGCCGAGACGCTGATCACCGGATCCGACATCGTCATCGAGCTCATGGGCGGCATCGAGCCGGCTCGCTCCCACATCCTGCTGGGCCTGGGCTCGGGCACAGACGTCGTCACTGCGAACAAGGCGCTGCTCGCCACCCACGGGCCGGAGATCTATGAAGCGGCCGAGCGGGTGGGTGCCTCGGTCTACTACGAGGCCGCGGCCGCCGGCGCGATCCCGATCATCCGCCCGCTCCGCGACTCGCTGGCCGGCGACAGGGTGGTGCGCATCATGGGCATCGTCAACGGAACGACGAACTACATCCTCGACCGCATGGACGGCGAGGGCGCCGACTTCGCCGACGTGCTCGCCGACGCCCAGCGGCTCGGCTACGCCGAGGCCGATCCGACGGCCGATGTGGAAGGCTACGACGCCGCGCAGAAGGCGGCGATCCTGGCATCGCTCGCCTTCCACACCGCGGTTCCGCTCGAGGCCGTGCATCGCGAGGGCATCACGGGCGTGACCGCCGACATGATCGAGGAGGCCAGGGAAGCCGGCTTCGTCATCAAGCTGCTGGCCGTGTGCGAGCGTCTCGGCGAGGGTGGGCCCGAGTCGATCTCGGTGCGGGTGTACCCGGCCCTCGTCCCGCGCGATCACCCGCTCGGCGCCGTGCACGGAGCGAACAACGCCGTCTTCGTCGAGGCCGAGGCCGCCGGATCGCTGATGTTCTACGGCGCCGGTGCAGGCGGCGTGCAGACCGCATCCGCCGTGCTCGGCGATGTCGTCTCGGCCGCACGGCGGCACATCGCCGGCGGCACGGGCGTCGGCGAATCCACGCGCGCCAACCTGCCGATCGTCTCGATCGGCCACGTGCTCACCCGCTACCAGATCACTCTCGAGGTATCGGACGAGGCGGGTGTGCTCGCGGCCATCGCCGGCCTGCTCAGTGACGGCGGCGTGTCCGTCGCGACGCTCGTGCAGACCGTCATCCCGGCATCCGACGGCACCGACCGGGAGAGCGCGCGGCTGATCATCGGGACGCACCGTGCCACCGACAGCGCCCTGAGCGCCGCCGTCGACCGGCTGACGGCGAGCGATGTCGTCGAGCGGGTCGTGTCGGTGCTGCGCGTCGAGGGGGAATGA